One segment of Cellulomonas fulva DNA contains the following:
- the dapB gene encoding 4-hydroxy-tetrahydrodipicolinate reductase, whose amino-acid sequence MSELIRVAVLGAAGRMGATVVRAVQDAPDLELVAALDAGDDLARVTAAGAHVAVDFTVPSVTEANVHALVDAGVHVVVGTTGWDDEALARVRDHLADRPGVGVLVAPNFALGAVLTMHFARQAARWFESVEVVELHHPDKVDAPSGTARHTAQGIAAARRAAGLDAVPDATTQSLDGARGADVDGVRVHAVRLRGLVAHEEVLLGNAGEQLTIRHDSFDRVSFMPGVLLGVRRVPARPGLTVGLEHLLDLG is encoded by the coding sequence GTGAGCGAGCTGATCCGGGTGGCCGTGCTGGGCGCGGCGGGACGTATGGGCGCGACCGTGGTGCGGGCGGTGCAGGACGCGCCGGACCTGGAGCTGGTCGCGGCGCTGGACGCCGGGGACGACCTGGCCCGGGTGACCGCGGCCGGGGCGCACGTCGCGGTCGACTTCACGGTCCCGTCCGTGACCGAGGCGAACGTCCACGCGCTCGTCGACGCGGGCGTGCACGTCGTCGTCGGCACCACCGGGTGGGACGACGAGGCGCTCGCCCGGGTGCGCGACCACCTCGCGGACCGGCCCGGTGTCGGGGTCCTGGTCGCCCCCAACTTCGCGCTCGGTGCGGTCCTCACGATGCACTTCGCGCGGCAGGCGGCCCGCTGGTTCGAGTCGGTCGAGGTCGTCGAGCTGCACCACCCGGACAAGGTCGACGCGCCCTCGGGCACCGCGCGGCACACCGCGCAGGGCATCGCCGCGGCGCGGCGGGCCGCCGGGCTCGACGCGGTGCCGGACGCGACCACGCAGTCGCTGGACGGGGCACGCGGCGCGGACGTCGACGGCGTGCGCGTGCACGCCGTGCGGTTGCGCGGGCTCGTCGCGCACGAGGAGGTGCTGCTCGGGAACGCGGGGGAGCAGCTGACCATCCGGCACGACTCGTTCGACCGGGTCTCCTTCATGCCCGGCGTCCTGCTGGGGGTGCGCAGGGTGCCGGCCCGGCCCGGCCTCACCGTCGGGCTCGAGCACCTGCTCGACCTGGGCTGA